The Ranitomeya variabilis isolate aRanVar5 chromosome 7, aRanVar5.hap1, whole genome shotgun sequence genome includes a window with the following:
- the IKZF2 gene encoding zinc finger protein Helios isoform X3: METERPDGYVTSDNELVPERDHSNMAIDLTSCTPNGQHSSPNHLASTNSVKLEMHSDEEGDRKTLRRDTPLQSQDDESGLEESVADTNGISDSRMSQDMSLDGGIRLPNGKLKCDVCGMICIGPNVLMVHKRSHTGERPFHCNQCGASFTQKGNLLRHIKLHSGEKPFKCPFCSYACRRRDALTGHLRTHSVGKPHKCNYCGRSYKQRSSLEEHKERCHNYLQNVGMERGHGPGSHGASPMEECKNPEILMESNMSLMPFERPAVIERLASNMGKRKSSTPQKFVGEKLMRFGYPDLPFDMNMAYEKEAELMQSQMMDQAINNAITYLGADALRPLIHHSTGTMSEVAPVISSVYSQVYHPSRVERPTSRETSDSTDNHMDGPISLIRPKSHLQEREVSPSNSCLDTTDSESSHDDRPSYQGNHALNTKRKQSPVYSKEDGKALDATKAGLGTSKDVYKVYNSEGEQIKAFKCEHCRVLFLDHVMYTIHMGCHGYRDPLECNICGHRSQDRYEFSSHIVRGEHPFQ; encoded by the exons CAAACTCTGTGAAGTTAGAGATGCATAGCGATGAGGAAGGAGACCGAAAGACGCTTCGTCGAGACACACCTCTACAGTCACAGGATGATGAGAGTGGACTGGAAGAATCAGTAGCTGACACCAATGGGATCTCTGACAGCCGCATGAGCCAGGATATGTCTCTGGACGGCGGAATCCGGCTTCCGAATGGTAAACTGAAATGTGACGTCTGTGGCATGATTTGCATTGGCCCCAATGTGCTAATGGTCCATAAGAGGAGTCATACGG GGGAGCGCCCGTTTCACTGCAACCAATGTGGAGCTTCATTTACTCAAAAGGGCAACTTATTGCGCCACATTAAGCTGCATTCTGGGGAAAAACCTTTTAAGTGTCCATTTTGTAGCTATGCGTGCCGACGGAGAGACGCGCTCACAGGACACCTCAGGACGCACTCAG TAGGCAAACCTCACAAATGTAACTACTGCGGCCGAAGCTACAAGCAGCGCAGCTCCTTGGAAGAACATAAAGAACGCTGTCACAATTACCTGCAAAATGTGGGAATGGAGAGAGGCCATGGACCAGGGTCTCATGGTG CATCTCCTATGGAGGAGTGTAAGAATCCAGAGATCCTGATGGAAAGCAACATGTCTCTGATGCCCTTTGAGAGACCAGCTGTTATAGAGAGACTTGCCAGCAACATGGGGAAGCGTAAGAGCTCCACCCCACAGAAGTTTGTGG GTGAAAAGCTTATGAGGTTTGGTTATCCAGACTTGCCCTTTGACATGAATATGGCCTACGAGAAAGAAGCGGAATTAATGCAGTCGCAGATGATGGACCAGGCCATTAACAATGCCATTACCTACTTGGGTGCAGATGCACTGCGGCCTCTGATTCACCACTCCACTGGCACCATGTCTGAAGTAGCTCCTGTTATCAGTTCAGTTTACTCTCAGGTCTACCATCCAAGCAGGGTGGAGAGGCCTACCAGCAGGGAAACCTCAGACAGCACTGATAACCATATGGATGGCCCAATCTCCCTTATCAGACCAAAGAGTCACCTTCAAGAGAGGGAAGTATCTCCCAGCAACAGTTGCCTGGACACCACTGATTCTGAAAGCAGCCATGATGATCGACCGTCATACCAAGGGAATCATGCCTTAAACACGAAAAGAAAGCAAAGTCCAGTATATTCCAAGGAAGATGGCAAAGCTCTAGATGCCACGAAGGCTGGATTGGGCACTTCCAAAGATGTCTATAAAGTATATAATAGTGAAGGGGAACAAATCAAAGCCTTCAAATGTGAGCACTGCCGTGTGCTTTTTCTAGATCATGTGATGTATACGATCCACATGGGCTGTCATGGTTATCGGGACCCTCTTGAATGTAACATTTGTGGTCACAGGAGTCAGGACCGCTATGAATTTTCCTCACACATAGTACGCGGAGAGCACCCGTTCCAATAG